In Diabrotica undecimpunctata isolate CICGRU chromosome 4, icDiaUnde3, whole genome shotgun sequence, a single genomic region encodes these proteins:
- the LOC140438137 gene encoding katanin p60 ATPase-containing subunit A-like 2, translating to MNSTEILFARKTLKSSQTWSDKTKTDIRERKRNILYLIHCYLVEHKLCDTAENLMKEAQLSTEYQVCENVDLEIILQEYQSYYFTKFQKYPKIVKKLEESVGSAKVKPKSSARIRQTPQAEEINKPEVCNFPIVIKPLFEQVNDVHCEEKETSDISDFDIIPADMKDMADQIKKEFISTNVETTWDDCIGLSSVVEKLKEASVYPLLYQDLFKNVTTWKGVLLFGPPGNGKTLLAKAVASEGTTFINVTSSTFISKWRGESEKMLKLLFQLARKFAPTTIFVDEVDALVHQESHHEASKRFKSELLTQIDGVQNCPSNVFVLGSTNSPWNLDAALLRRFEKRILVPLPDETSRQKLLRKYLSHNDIQTNELEQLAKLTENFSACDIKCLCKEVTMTVIREKINEINKKGSNKVQMDTRTITFKDVIDALERVSSSAMGSNINKYYEWNKKYGSW from the coding sequence atgAATTCTACAGAAATTCTATTCGCCAGAAAAACCTTGAAATCGTCACAAACTTGGTCCGACAAAACTAAGACTGATATACGGGAAAGGAAGAGAAACATACTATATTTAATTCATTGTTATTTAGTCGAACATAAACTGTGTGATACTGCGGAAAATTTGATGAAAGAAGCTCAACTTTCTACGGAATATCAAGTGTGTGAAAATGTAGATTTGGAAATAATATTACAAGAATATCAGAGTTATTATTTTACCAAGTTTCAGAAATATccgaaaattgtgaaaaaattgGAAGAGTCGGTTGGAAGTGCAAAAGTTAAACCAAAATCTAGTGCAAGAATAAGGCAAACGCCACAAGCTGAAGAAATTAATAAGCCAGAAGTCTGCAATTTTCCAATCGTAATAAAACCTTTATTTGAACAAGTTAACGATGTCCATTGTGAAGAAAAAGAAACCTCAGACATTTCCGATTTTGATATTATTCCTGCCGATATGAAAGATATGGCcgaccaaataaaaaaagaatttatttcaACAAACGTCGAAACAACTTGGGATGACTGTATAGGTCTTTCCAGCGTAGTGGAAAAACTAAAAGAAGCTAGCGTTTATCCTTTGTTATATCAAGATTTATTTAAAAACGTTACAACATGGAAAGGTGTTCTATTGTTTGGCCCTCCCGGTAATGGAAAAACGTTACTGGCAAAAGCAGTGGCTTCTGAAGGTACCACGTTTATTAATGTTACTAGTAGTACCTTCATTAGCAAATGGAGGGGAGAATCGGAAAAGATGTTGAAACTGCTGTTTCAGTTGGCTAGGAAATTTGCCCCTACTACTATTTTTGTAGACGAAGTTGATGCATTAGTTCACCAGGAATCTCACCACGAAGCTTCTAAAAGATTCAAAAGCGAACTACTAACGCAAATAGATGGTGTTCAGAACTGTCCCTCAAATGTTTTTGTACTTGGTAGCACTAATTCTCCGTGGAATCTGGATGCTGCATTATTAAGACGCTTTGAAAAACGAATATTGGTACCACTGCCAGATGAAACTTCGAGACAGAAACTTTTAAGAAAGTACTTGAGTCATAATGATATTCAAACGAATGAGTTAGAGCAACTGGCTAAGCTTACTGAGAATTTTTCAGCGTGTGACATTAAGTGTTTATGTAAAGAAGTAACAATGACTGTTATACgtgaaaaaataaatgaaataaataaaaagggaAGTAATAAAGTTCAAATGGATACAAGAACTATTACCTTTAAAGATGTTATCGATGCTTTGGAAAGGGTTTCCTCCAGTGCCATGGggagtaatattaataaatattatgagTGGAATAAAAAATACGGATCTTGGTGA